In the genome of Clostridia bacterium, one region contains:
- a CDS encoding 50S ribosomal protein L25 translates to MESFDISVEKRNDTGKSAMRKLKNEGMVPGIIYNQGAGIPIILEEHELRNILDKKGEGIILNFELNGTKVSAKVKEVQRDPINQDIQHIDLMPLDGGILH, encoded by the coding sequence ATGGAGAGTTTTGATATTAGCGTGGAGAAAAGGAATGATACTGGTAAAAGTGCAATGAGGAAGTTGAAAAATGAAGGAATGGTGCCGGGAATAATATATAATCAAGGTGCTGGTATCCCTATTATTCTGGAAGAACATGAATTGAGAAATATCTTAGATAAAAAAGGTGAAGGTATCATTTTAAATTTTGAACTAAACGGAACAAAGGTGAGTGCTAAGGTTAAGGAAGTACAGAGAGACCCTATTAACCAGGACATACAGCATATTGATCTGATGCCCCTGGACGGTGGAATACTGCATTAA